One region of Streptomyces rishiriensis genomic DNA includes:
- a CDS encoding VOC family protein, with amino-acid sequence MFGLASPIPRFHLAVPVDDLDAARRFYGGILGLEQGRSADTWVDWNLHGHQFVTHLAPARAERIHNPVDGHDVPVPHFGLILTVDAFHRLADRLRAADTDFVIEPYVRFAGEAGEQWTMFLLDPAGNALEFKAFADDSQVFAA; translated from the coding sequence ATGTTCGGTCTTGCCTCCCCCATTCCCCGCTTCCACCTCGCCGTCCCGGTCGACGACCTGGACGCCGCCCGCCGCTTCTACGGCGGGATCCTCGGCCTGGAGCAGGGCCGCAGCGCCGACACCTGGGTGGACTGGAACCTGCACGGCCACCAGTTCGTCACCCACCTCGCCCCGGCCCGCGCCGAACGGATACACAACCCGGTTGACGGCCACGACGTCCCGGTACCGCACTTCGGGCTGATCCTGACCGTCGACGCCTTCCACCGGCTCGCCGACCGGCTGCGCGCCGCGGACACCGACTTCGTCATCGAGCCCTACGTGCGCTTCGCGGGGGAGGCCGGCGAGCAGTGGACGATGTTCCTGCTCGACCCTGCCGGCAACGCCCTGGAGTTCAAGGCGTTCGCCGACGACTCCCAAGTGTTCGCCGCCTGA
- a CDS encoding SDR family oxidoreductase, translated as MNHLQDKVVVITGASSGIGAVSAKALAARGATMVAAARGQEDLDHLVADIEKAGGTATARLTDVTDAADMQALADFAVDTYGRIDVLINNAGLMLFSYWKDRALDDWNRMLDVNIRGYLNGVHAVLPVMLRQKSGHILNMDSVAGHQVGDGAGVYSATKFFVQAMTESMRRELGVREGIKASTISPGVIDTGWADKVTDPAGRKAAQELNTIAISPEAIAEAVVYALDQPADVTVNDLIISPTRQNW; from the coding sequence TGAACCACCTACAGGACAAGGTCGTCGTCATCACCGGCGCCTCCTCCGGCATCGGCGCCGTCAGCGCCAAGGCCCTCGCCGCCCGCGGCGCCACGATGGTCGCCGCCGCCCGCGGCCAGGAAGACCTCGACCATCTGGTCGCCGACATCGAGAAGGCCGGCGGCACTGCCACGGCCCGGCTCACCGACGTCACCGACGCCGCGGACATGCAGGCGCTGGCCGACTTCGCCGTCGACACGTACGGGCGGATCGACGTACTCATCAACAACGCCGGACTGATGCTCTTCTCGTACTGGAAGGACCGAGCGCTCGACGACTGGAACCGGATGCTCGACGTGAACATCCGCGGCTACCTCAACGGCGTCCACGCCGTCCTGCCCGTGATGCTCCGCCAGAAGTCCGGCCACATCCTCAACATGGACTCGGTAGCCGGACACCAGGTCGGCGATGGCGCCGGTGTCTACAGCGCGACGAAGTTCTTCGTGCAGGCCATGACCGAGTCCATGCGCAGGGAACTCGGCGTCCGCGAGGGCATCAAGGCGTCCACGATCAGCCCAGGCGTCATCGACACCGGCTGGGCCGACAAGGTCACCGACCCCGCCGGACGCAAGGCCGCCCAGGAGCTCAACACCATCGCCATCAGCCCCGAGGCCATTGCCGAAGCCGTCGTCTACGCCCTCGACCAGCCCGCCGACGTCACCGTCAACGACCTGATCATTTCCCCCACCCGTCAGAACTGGTAA